The following is a genomic window from Bacteroidales bacterium.
TTCTTATATGGTGTTTTTTGAGGATAAGGAAAGCCATGACATCTACCAGGAACATCCCATTCATCAGGAATTCATTGATGAATACCAGCACCTCTGGAAGAAAGTGCAAGTATATGATGCTGTAATGAAATAAACATGTAACTACTGTGAAACGTCTAAATCAGAACGTCTGATCATGCTAGTATAAAAATCAATGATTATGAAAACATACAATTTTAAGATTAAGCCGGGATTTTATGTGGCAACGGGTATATTGACAGTGATTATCTTAATTTCCTGTGTGCAAAAAGAAAGTCAAAAAGGAAAGGATGAGAATTTAAACCAGGATTATGATGTTGCCGCTTATATCTGGCCTTCATGCCACCATGACGAACGTTTTGGCGATATGTTGTGGCCCGAAGGAATCGGGGAATGGGAAGTGATAAAAAAGGGAACTCCCAGATTTGATGGTCATTATCAACCCAAAGCGCCCTTGTGGGGCTATGAGATGGATGATGATCCGGAGGTTATGGAAAAATGGATTGATGCTGCTACCGATCATGGGGTGAATGTTTTTATTTTTGACTGGTACTGGTTTGATGGTGGCCCTTTTTTGGAAAGCTCACTCAATAACGGCTTTCTGAAGGCGGATAACAATGAGGAGATGAAATTTTATCTGATGTGGGCCAATCATGATGTAAGAAGGAATTATTGGAATGTCCATAAATATAAAGACGACACCTCGTTACTCTGGGAAGGAGCAGTTGATATGGAAAACTTTAAAATAATAGTTGAAAGGGTGATCAATCAATATTTTAAGCGACCCAACTATTATACAATTGATGACAAACCTGTATTTTCAGTATTCAGCATGCATAACCTGATAAAAAGTTTTGGCAATCCGGAGAAGACAAAAGCTGCCCTCGATTATTTCAGGGAAGAAGTTCAAAAAGCCGGTTTTCCGGGTCTACACCTTCAGTTGATTGGCTTCGGCACCCCCAACAAGAACCAGATTCAAAATATCGAAACGCTTGGGGCCAACAGCATTACAAAATATAATTGGGGAGGCCCGCATCCGGAAGATTACATTCAGTGGGGTGAAGAATCGATGGAACGGC
Proteins encoded in this region:
- a CDS encoding Dabb family protein produces the protein SYMVFFEDKESHDIYQEHPIHQEFIDEYQHLWKKVQVYDAVMK
- a CDS encoding glycoside hydrolase family 99-like domain-containing protein: MKTYNFKIKPGFYVATGILTVIILISCVQKESQKGKDENLNQDYDVAAYIWPSCHHDERFGDMLWPEGIGEWEVIKKGTPRFDGHYQPKAPLWGYEMDDDPEVMEKWIDAATDHGVNVFIFDWYWFDGGPFLESSLNNGFLKADNNEEMKFYLMWANHDVRRNYWNVHKYKDDTSLLWEGAVDMENFKIIVERVINQYFKRPNYYTIDDKPVFSVFSMHNLIKSFGNPEKTKAALDYFREEVQKAGFPGLHLQLIGFGTPNKNQIQNIETLGANSITKYNWGGPHPEDYIQWGEESMERRDQWASALNIPYFPNASIGWDDTPRFPEKGKQDVVHYNKSPESFATFLQKTKAYCDERPEQPNLITIFSWNEWVEGSYLLPDMKYGFEHLEAVKEVISGEYNKYQGE